A single genomic interval of uncultured Desulfobulbus sp. harbors:
- a CDS encoding UDP-N-acetylmuramoyl-L-alanyl-D-glutamate--2,6-diaminopimelate ligase gives MKHLNALLRTIEPLEIRGISEETLRQQVSAVVLDSRQVIPGCIFVAVCGEKIDGRTFISDALKKGCLAVVVEDSAGLDDPSLPLVLVVDCHQAVGELAAAWHDYPAKKMQFIGITGTNGKTTSSWLIEGMLLAAGGHPGVIGTVNYRYHGRSGLHILQNAPLTTPDAVTLQTLLATMVEEGVTHVIMEVSSHALQQNRLGRIVFDVALFTNLSRDHLDYHQNMEAYFAAKKRLFTRHLRKNGIAIVVTGPHAEGRDWGEELCSSLKNISLIRCGLSDRAEVNAQACIQTIDGFQCTLDLQGEVAEFTSALTGSYNILNVLAAAGVGMGLGLPTAAIRKGLTSVVRVPGRLERVRLPNAGMHRLPSVFVDYAHTPDALDNVLQTLQSLAPGRLICVFGCGGDRDRGKRPLMGEVAGQYADVVIVTSDNPRTEDPEAIIAEIIPGLINSGKSLLDADALLSGTAKGRGFAVIPNRHEAIVKACSLAGPTDSILIAGKGHEDYQIIGSKRTFFDDSREAVNGLLHWNVRHLLAATGGTVVSGSQQGLLGNISTDTRTLGPGDIFVALKGEAFDGHAYIEKAVSLGAKAIVGERIPDSLSADVLAIRVEESLVALGDLAAYRRRLLAPKVRIVAITGSSGKTSVKEMVAAIFARATGQGKGGTDPILKTQGNFNNLVGLPLSLLPIEFGHELAVLEMGMNVPGEIARLTQIADPDIGCINNVHPAHLQGLGSIEGVAAAKGELFCGMRSDAVRVVNLDDPHVREQAQKSGGKQIGFAVSPSGLTSAPLVRATGVENLGEQGMRFTLHIGDWRQQITVALYGAHNVSNCTAAAGIAHAAGIPPELIAIGLAEYLPSVDKRLAICELPGGIKVVNDAYNANPASMAAGLRTMATFGTPGCRHLAALGDMLELGEASERHHGEIGTLAAELGYDGLAVTGPHAPLVAQAALAGGMKPDMVRTFEDHGAMASWLLQLEEQGLFGAGDWLLIKGSRGMRMERLLESLEQENIQ, from the coding sequence ATGAAACATCTGAATGCCCTTCTGCGAACAATCGAGCCGCTGGAAATTCGAGGGATAAGCGAGGAGACCCTGCGCCAACAGGTGAGTGCGGTGGTCCTTGATTCCAGGCAGGTGATCCCCGGTTGTATTTTTGTTGCCGTTTGTGGCGAGAAAATCGATGGCCGCACCTTTATTTCCGATGCACTGAAAAAAGGGTGCCTGGCAGTGGTGGTCGAGGATAGCGCCGGTCTTGACGACCCGAGCCTGCCGCTTGTCCTGGTGGTCGACTGCCATCAGGCCGTTGGCGAGCTGGCTGCGGCCTGGCACGATTATCCGGCAAAAAAAATGCAGTTTATCGGCATTACCGGAACAAACGGTAAAACCACCAGCTCCTGGCTGATAGAGGGGATGCTGCTCGCCGCCGGGGGGCATCCTGGAGTCATCGGTACGGTGAATTACCGCTACCATGGGCGCAGCGGGCTGCACATCCTGCAGAATGCCCCCCTGACCACCCCCGATGCGGTGACCCTGCAGACGCTGCTGGCGACCATGGTCGAGGAAGGTGTCACCCATGTGATCATGGAGGTTTCCTCCCATGCCCTGCAGCAGAACAGGCTTGGCAGGATAGTTTTTGATGTGGCGCTGTTCACCAACCTGAGTCGGGATCATCTGGATTATCACCAGAACATGGAGGCCTACTTCGCGGCCAAAAAACGGCTTTTTACCCGTCATCTTAGGAAAAACGGCATAGCGATCGTGGTCACCGGACCCCACGCCGAAGGAAGGGATTGGGGGGAGGAACTCTGCAGCTCCCTGAAAAATATTTCCTTGATTCGCTGCGGCCTTTCCGATCGGGCCGAGGTCAATGCCCAGGCCTGCATCCAGACCATCGACGGTTTTCAATGCACGTTGGATCTGCAGGGGGAGGTGGCGGAGTTCACCTCAGCGCTGACCGGCAGCTACAATATTCTCAATGTGCTTGCGGCGGCTGGTGTAGGCATGGGGTTGGGGCTTCCCACCGCCGCAATTCGCAAGGGACTCACCTCGGTTGTCCGGGTCCCCGGCCGGTTGGAGCGGGTTCGCCTGCCCAACGCCGGGATGCATCGCCTGCCTTCGGTGTTCGTCGACTATGCCCATACCCCGGATGCCCTGGACAACGTCCTGCAAACCTTGCAATCCCTGGCTCCGGGACGGCTGATCTGTGTTTTCGGCTGCGGCGGCGACCGTGATCGCGGCAAGCGCCCGCTCATGGGCGAGGTGGCGGGCCAGTACGCGGACGTTGTGATCGTCACCTCCGACAATCCCAGGACTGAGGATCCGGAGGCGATCATCGCCGAGATCATTCCCGGACTGATCAACAGCGGTAAATCTCTCTTGGACGCTGATGCCCTGCTTTCAGGGACGGCAAAAGGCCGGGGCTTTGCCGTCATCCCCAATCGTCATGAGGCTATTGTAAAGGCATGCAGTCTGGCCGGGCCAACGGATTCCATTCTCATCGCCGGCAAGGGGCATGAAGATTACCAGATCATCGGCAGTAAACGCACGTTCTTCGACGATTCCCGCGAGGCGGTCAACGGCCTGCTGCACTGGAATGTGCGCCATCTTCTGGCCGCCACCGGGGGGACGGTGGTGTCCGGCAGCCAGCAGGGCCTGCTGGGTAATATATCCACCGACACTCGGACCCTCGGCCCGGGCGATATCTTTGTCGCCCTCAAGGGCGAGGCCTTTGATGGGCACGCCTACATCGAAAAGGCGGTATCTCTTGGTGCCAAGGCAATCGTCGGTGAACGTATTCCCGACTCGTTGAGCGCGGATGTGCTGGCTATCAGGGTTGAGGAGAGTCTGGTCGCCCTCGGGGATCTGGCCGCATATCGCCGCCGTCTGCTTGCACCGAAGGTCCGCATTGTGGCTATCACCGGCAGTTCGGGCAAGACCTCGGTCAAGGAGATGGTTGCCGCAATTTTTGCACGGGCTACGGGCCAGGGCAAGGGCGGCACGGATCCGATACTGAAAACACAAGGCAATTTCAACAACTTGGTCGGCTTGCCCCTCTCCCTCCTCCCGATCGAGTTCGGTCATGAGTTGGCCGTGCTCGAGATGGGGATGAATGTGCCCGGAGAAATTGCCCGATTGACGCAGATCGCCGACCCGGATATCGGCTGTATCAACAATGTGCATCCGGCCCACCTGCAGGGATTGGGCAGCATCGAGGGCGTGGCCGCAGCCAAGGGCGAGCTTTTTTGCGGCATGCGGTCGGATGCGGTTCGCGTGGTCAATCTCGATGATCCCCATGTTCGGGAGCAGGCGCAAAAATCTGGTGGCAAACAAATAGGATTTGCTGTATCTCCTTCCGGCCTTACATCGGCGCCGCTGGTACGGGCGACCGGTGTGGAAAATCTGGGCGAGCAGGGGATGCGTTTTACGCTGCATATCGGCGACTGGCGGCAGCAGATCACCGTTGCGCTTTACGGTGCACACAACGTGAGCAACTGTACCGCCGCAGCCGGCATTGCCCACGCGGCCGGCATTCCGCCGGAGCTCATCGCGATTGGATTGGCCGAGTATCTGCCCTCGGTGGACAAGCGATTGGCAATTTGCGAGCTCCCCGGCGGCATCAAGGTGGTCAATGACGCCTACAATGCCAACCCGGCCTCCATGGCAGCCGGTTTGCGCACGATGGCAACCTTCGGGACACCCGGTTGCCGTCACCTGGCCGCCCTGGGCGACATGCTGGAGCTGGGTGAGGCCTCGGAGCGGCATCATGGTGAGATCGGCACGCTGGCGGCCGAGCTTGGTTACGACGGATTGGCCGTCACCGGCCCGCATGCGCCGCTGGTGGCACAGGCTGCCCTTGCCGGTGGGATGAAGCCGGACATGGTGCGGACTTTTGAAGATCACGGGGCCATGGCCTCCTGGTTGCTGCAACTCGAAGAACAAGGACTGTTCGGTGCAGGCGACTGGCTCTTGATCAAAGGTTCGCGCGGCATGCGCATGGAACGGCTGCTCGAGTCCCTGGAGCAGGAGAACATTCAATGA
- a CDS encoding PASTA domain-containing protein — protein MVKTARYKKKNRRWLLPFWLILLTAAGVVLYRCPHSLQDIGRILQSAVGKISSLSAGPVPAEPVLRGTIYDRNLSELAVSYKLYSVYANPVEVADRHRVAQTLEPLVEIKAEKLQSRLKSTQYSIMLATDLDEKQAEQIKALHLQGISCKENEARFYPGHTAASHVLGFMGDGVGLAGVEGKYDSVLQGVFRKSNITDIDFQGHEHLGDTGADLILTLDIGLQKMVESRFREFLAASGTEKGMGLLIEPGSGRILALMNQPSFNPNYFWKASESNRVNRIYNHLLDKELIRPILVRAAAIEREGLDGPGVLPPTVAAPDYGFAEQQLSSFEQQIELYGSVFGNWESGPTMEERKDHTPLVTGVQVGVTLASLVNGGWRITPYVVDSVYDHATATRYQRNSEATQKSHVLDPALGVKIRRELFDNWEHDKENGVVFTGKRLQIRPEGLYSEYSMQDLFVALTPARRPKYLLLIATEQDHLQPDLNLKKGEIVSLADVGRDLLASLAHQAEPNVAAAEPPPRSEENRRQFFISKRLNFKNAPEQGDEMVPLMPQMRGMSLRKGLQQIDKLKLKVRINGTGQIVAQYPLPGQPLVGVEECIVTLEPR, from the coding sequence ATGGTTAAAACTGCACGGTATAAGAAAAAAAATCGCCGATGGTTGCTCCCTTTTTGGCTAATTTTGCTGACAGCGGCTGGAGTCGTTCTGTATAGATGCCCCCATTCCCTCCAGGATATCGGCAGGATTTTACAGTCTGCTGTCGGCAAAATTTCGTCTTTATCAGCGGGCCCGGTGCCCGCTGAACCTGTTTTAAGAGGCACCATTTACGATCGAAACCTCAGTGAGCTGGCTGTCTCCTATAAACTCTACTCAGTGTATGCAAATCCTGTGGAGGTGGCGGACCGCCACCGGGTTGCCCAGACACTGGAACCCCTGGTGGAAATAAAGGCCGAAAAACTGCAGTCTCGTCTGAAATCGACCCAGTATTCCATCATGCTGGCCACGGATCTGGATGAAAAACAGGCCGAACAGATCAAGGCCTTGCATCTCCAGGGGATCAGTTGCAAGGAAAATGAAGCTCGGTTTTATCCCGGGCACACTGCCGCCTCCCATGTCCTTGGTTTTATGGGCGATGGTGTGGGGTTGGCAGGAGTGGAAGGGAAATACGATTCCGTGCTCCAGGGCGTGTTCCGCAAAAGCAACATTACGGATATCGATTTCCAGGGACATGAGCATCTGGGGGATACCGGGGCTGACCTGATTCTTACCCTTGATATCGGTTTGCAGAAAATGGTGGAGAGCAGGTTTCGCGAATTTCTCGCCGCCAGCGGCACGGAAAAGGGAATGGGGTTGTTGATCGAACCGGGCAGTGGGCGAATTCTTGCCTTGATGAATCAACCTTCCTTTAATCCCAACTACTTTTGGAAGGCGAGTGAATCCAACCGGGTCAACAGGATCTACAACCATCTACTGGACAAGGAACTGATTCGCCCTATCCTGGTTCGTGCCGCCGCCATCGAGCGTGAAGGACTTGACGGACCTGGGGTGCTGCCGCCGACCGTGGCCGCACCGGATTACGGTTTTGCCGAGCAGCAATTGAGCAGCTTTGAGCAGCAGATCGAGCTGTACGGTTCGGTTTTCGGCAACTGGGAGTCCGGCCCGACGATGGAGGAGCGGAAGGACCACACACCGTTGGTTACTGGCGTGCAGGTGGGTGTCACCCTGGCGAGCCTAGTCAACGGCGGCTGGCGGATTACGCCCTATGTTGTTGATTCCGTCTATGATCATGCAACGGCTACCCGGTATCAGCGCAACTCCGAAGCCACTCAAAAAAGCCATGTGCTTGATCCGGCTCTTGGCGTCAAAATCCGCCGGGAATTGTTCGACAATTGGGAACACGACAAGGAAAACGGGGTGGTCTTTACCGGAAAACGGCTGCAGATACGTCCGGAAGGCCTCTATTCCGAGTATTCGATGCAGGACCTTTTTGTCGCTCTGACCCCGGCCAGGAGGCCGAAATACCTGCTGCTCATCGCGACTGAGCAGGATCATCTCCAGCCTGACCTGAATCTGAAAAAAGGAGAGATCGTCAGCCTGGCGGATGTCGGGCGCGATCTGTTGGCCAGCCTGGCGCATCAGGCCGAGCCGAACGTGGCGGCTGCCGAGCCGCCTCCTCGAAGCGAGGAAAATCGGCGGCAGTTTTTTATCAGCAAGCGGCTGAACTTCAAAAATGCCCCTGAGCAGGGAGATGAGATGGTGCCACTCATGCCCCAGATGCGCGGCATGAGTCTGCGCAAGGGGTTGCAGCAGATTGATAAACTCAAACTGAAAGTGCGGATCAACGGCACCGGCCAGATTGTTGCCCAGTATCCGCTACCCGGCCAGCCCCTGGTTGGCGTGGAAGAATGTATCGTTACTCTGGAGCCAAGGTAG
- the rsmH gene encoding 16S rRNA (cytosine(1402)-N(4))-methyltransferase RsmH, translated as MEQEQYSLHVPVLLDEVLDALQPVTGGIYVDGTFGLGGHTRAILERSKPHGQVVGFEWDEDAVNAGPDVGEYEDRFTLIHASYADLVDELSLRGLGPVNGLIADLGVSSLQLDRGERGFSFRVDSDLDMRMDRRRSVSAADLIAQSSEEQLADIFFHYGEERQARRIAKFVVQARQQAPITTTGQLAALVADAVPRRFHPPKIHVATRVFQALRIAVNGELDNLSRLLNTAPQVLAPGARVAMITFHSLEDRIVKQMFLKNPAYRIISKRPIEPTDQEMQRNPRARSAKLRVAERV; from the coding sequence ATGGAGCAAGAGCAATATTCCCTGCATGTCCCGGTTTTGCTGGACGAAGTCCTTGATGCCCTGCAGCCTGTCACCGGCGGTATCTACGTTGACGGCACCTTTGGCCTGGGTGGCCATACCCGGGCCATCTTGGAGCGTTCCAAGCCCCATGGTCAGGTGGTCGGGTTCGAATGGGATGAAGATGCGGTGAACGCCGGTCCGGATGTGGGGGAATATGAGGATCGTTTTACCCTGATTCACGCCTCGTATGCCGATCTGGTCGATGAGTTGAGCCTGCGAGGTCTAGGCCCGGTCAATGGCCTGATCGCGGATTTGGGTGTCTCCTCCCTGCAACTTGATCGGGGGGAACGCGGCTTCAGTTTCCGTGTCGACAGCGATTTGGATATGCGCATGGATAGAAGGCGGTCTGTGAGTGCGGCCGATCTGATCGCCCAGTCTTCGGAAGAACAGCTGGCCGACATCTTCTTCCACTATGGGGAGGAGCGGCAGGCCAGACGGATCGCCAAATTTGTGGTCCAGGCACGACAGCAGGCACCGATAACGACCACCGGACAGTTGGCTGCCCTTGTCGCCGATGCCGTGCCGAGACGTTTTCACCCACCGAAAATTCATGTTGCAACCAGGGTGTTCCAGGCCTTGCGCATTGCCGTCAATGGTGAGTTGGACAACCTGAGTCGGCTCCTGAACACCGCGCCGCAGGTCCTCGCCCCGGGGGCACGAGTGGCGATGATCACCTTCCATTCCTTGGAAGATCGAATCGTGAAACAAATGTTTCTCAAAAATCCAGCATATAGAATCATCAGCAAGCGGCCAATAGAACCAACCGACCAAGAGATGCAGCGCAATCCCCGTGCACGAAGTGCCAAGCTTCGAGTCGCTGAGCGTGTATAG
- the mraZ gene encoding division/cell wall cluster transcriptional repressor MraZ has product MLRFRSHSEHTLDPKGRLNIPTRFRDVLKEQYNSEMLVVTHWQKCLRAYPMAEWETLEEKLLAEGQSQPNFGRFVRYLIAGVTECAPDRQGRILLPPALRSGLGIEKDVVVAGMLRHFEIWDKGAWEEETRQTRETFEDFSAGLSTLGIL; this is encoded by the coding sequence GTGCTGCGATTTCGGAGTCATTCGGAACATACACTTGATCCAAAGGGGCGGTTGAATATCCCGACCAGGTTCCGTGATGTCCTCAAGGAGCAGTACAACTCGGAGATGCTGGTCGTCACCCACTGGCAGAAATGTCTTCGCGCCTATCCCATGGCCGAATGGGAAACCCTTGAGGAGAAACTGCTCGCCGAAGGGCAGAGCCAACCCAACTTCGGCAGATTTGTCCGCTATCTCATTGCCGGTGTCACCGAATGCGCACCGGACAGACAGGGGCGAATTCTTCTGCCGCCGGCGCTCCGTTCCGGACTCGGGATCGAAAAGGATGTGGTGGTTGCTGGTATGCTGCGCCATTTTGAAATTTGGGATAAGGGGGCATGGGAAGAGGAAACACGTCAAACCCGGGAGACGTTCGAAGATTTCAGTGCCGGACTTTCCACTCTGGGTATCCTCTAA